One window of Microcoleus vaginatus PCC 9802 genomic DNA carries:
- a CDS encoding sensor histidine kinase, protein MGWSDFIYLGMGLGLGLGSSLIWRLRQKSSQQPEPAPEVPPPLQEIHLEKFDALSDKLKQTQLAYQMASEMSQFKAGFLARTSHELRSPLSTMIGTLQLILSDLCDDPAEEREFVEQAHVAALKLVKLIDEIISVAKTEHGTERMDIEPIQLAKVFDEVDDLTYLQAANRGIRLEILPPDPGIYVLADLPRFRQVLVNLVDTAVAQMEEGSISVCAHASPESGYVHIWVDDQRSVSAWSESWDLLKHDLKCDVTKSSDNSQVSSGMRLLMNQTLLSLMSGKLEVLAVPSESEECNFNRTQCSIPLATL, encoded by the coding sequence CAGTTTGATTTGGCGCCTGCGGCAAAAAAGCTCGCAACAGCCCGAACCTGCGCCCGAAGTGCCACCTCCTCTTCAAGAAATTCACTTAGAGAAGTTTGATGCCCTTTCCGACAAACTTAAGCAAACTCAATTGGCTTATCAGATGGCATCGGAGATGAGCCAATTTAAGGCGGGTTTTTTGGCTCGAACTTCTCACGAGTTGCGATCGCCCCTGAGCACTATGATTGGTACCCTGCAATTAATTCTCTCGGATTTGTGCGACGATCCTGCTGAGGAACGAGAGTTTGTCGAGCAAGCTCACGTCGCGGCACTCAAGCTGGTGAAATTAATAGATGAAATTATCTCTGTTGCTAAAACTGAACACGGCACTGAAAGGATGGATATTGAGCCGATTCAGTTAGCTAAGGTTTTTGACGAGGTTGATGATTTAACTTACTTGCAAGCTGCTAATCGCGGCATTCGTTTGGAGATATTGCCGCCCGATCCCGGGATTTATGTATTGGCAGATTTGCCGAGGTTTAGGCAAGTTTTAGTCAATTTGGTAGATACTGCGGTTGCTCAGATGGAGGAGGGGAGTATTTCTGTGTGTGCCCATGCTTCGCCGGAATCTGGATACGTTCACATTTGGGTGGACGATCAGCGTTCAGTGAGTGCTTGGAGCGAGTCTTGGGATTTGCTGAAGCACGATTTGAAGTGTGATGTTACCAAGAGCAGCGATAATTCTCAGGTGTCTTCTGGAATGAGGTTATTGATGAATCAGACTCTTTTAAGTTTGATGAGCGGAAAGTTGGAGGTTCTGGCTGTGCCTTCTGAGTCCGAAGAGTGCAATTTTAACCGGACTCAGTGTTCTATTCCTTTGGCAACTTTGTGA
- a CDS encoding N-acetyltransferase, which produces MTSTTRDSSHIQFCIGRDRADIAQIQELFKAAAFWARERKREDWEIAIANSEPVVTVWDGSRAIGFARATSDGIYRATIWDVAIHPDYQGAGLGRKLVQTVLSHPRMCRVERVYLMTTYKQSFYERIGFQQNASTTMVLENQLLEENLELEISNGELLTANC; this is translated from the coding sequence ATGACATCAACGACTAGGGATTCCAGTCACATTCAATTTTGTATAGGTCGCGATCGCGCAGACATCGCACAGATCCAAGAACTATTTAAAGCCGCCGCCTTTTGGGCGAGGGAACGCAAGAGAGAAGATTGGGAAATTGCGATCGCCAACAGCGAACCAGTTGTTACAGTTTGGGACGGCTCACGGGCGATCGGCTTTGCCAGAGCCACCTCAGACGGGATCTATCGAGCTACCATCTGGGATGTCGCCATCCACCCAGATTACCAAGGTGCAGGACTCGGCCGTAAATTAGTGCAAACCGTCTTGAGTCACCCTCGAATGTGCCGAGTAGAGCGAGTTTACCTGATGACAACTTACAAACAAAGCTTCTACGAGCGCATCGGTTTTCAGCAAAACGCTAGCACCACCATGGTACTTGAAAATCAGCTTCTAGAAGAGAATCTGGAATTAGAAATTAGCAACGGCGAATTGCTAACTGCTAATTGTTAA
- a CDS encoding porphobilinogen synthase, translated as MFPTHRPRRLRNHPQLRRMVRENILTTSDLIYPLFAVPGEAFAKEVTSMPGVYQLSVDKIVEEAKEVYDLGIPAIILFGIPADKDTDATGAWHDCGIVQQATEAVKKAVPDLIVIVDTCLCEYTSHGHCGYLEVGDLSGRVLNDPTLELLKKTAVAQAKAGADIIAPSGMMDGFVGAIREGLDSAGFEDIPIMSYAAKYASAYYGPFRDAADSAPQFGDRRTYQMDPGNGREALKEIALDIAEGADMLMVKPALAYMDIIWRVKEATNLPVAAYNVSGEYAMVKAAALNGWIDEERVVMETLTGFKRAGTDLILTYHAKDAARWLKN; from the coding sequence ATGTTTCCAACTCACCGCCCCCGCCGCCTCCGCAACCATCCCCAACTCCGCCGGATGGTACGGGAAAATATCTTGACAACGAGCGATTTAATTTACCCCTTATTTGCCGTACCGGGGGAAGCTTTTGCTAAAGAAGTCACATCGATGCCGGGAGTTTACCAGCTATCGGTAGACAAAATAGTAGAAGAAGCAAAAGAAGTCTACGACCTCGGCATTCCCGCGATTATTTTATTCGGCATTCCCGCAGACAAAGACACAGATGCGACAGGTGCTTGGCACGACTGCGGCATCGTCCAACAAGCGACGGAAGCAGTTAAAAAAGCCGTACCCGATTTAATCGTCATCGTCGATACTTGTCTGTGCGAATATACCAGTCACGGTCACTGCGGCTATTTGGAAGTCGGAGATTTAAGCGGCCGCGTCTTGAACGACCCCACACTAGAATTGCTGAAGAAAACCGCAGTTGCTCAAGCTAAAGCTGGTGCAGATATTATCGCGCCTTCGGGAATGATGGACGGTTTTGTCGGAGCAATTCGCGAAGGATTGGACTCCGCTGGATTTGAAGATATTCCCATCATGTCTTACGCGGCAAAATACGCCTCAGCTTATTATGGCCCGTTTCGGGATGCGGCCGATTCTGCTCCGCAATTTGGCGATCGGCGCACCTATCAAATGGATCCCGGAAACGGTCGCGAAGCTCTTAAAGAAATTGCTCTCGACATTGCCGAAGGCGCAGATATGCTCATGGTTAAACCCGCTTTAGCTTATATGGATATCATCTGGCGCGTGAAGGAAGCAACTAACCTGCCAGTTGCTGCTTACAACGTTTCTGGAGAATATGCGATGGTGAAAGCCGCCGCCCTCAACGGTTGGATAGATGAAGAAAGAGTAGTGATGGAAACTTTGACAGGATTCAAGCGTGCTGGTACTGATTTGATTTTGACTTATCACGCCAAAGACGCCGCCCGCTGGCTGAAAAACTGA